From Microlunatus capsulatus, a single genomic window includes:
- a CDS encoding FHA domain-containing protein produces the protein MPFCTNCGHDNPDGSNFCGQCGAALNVPPAHTTPAAPAARPEAERVPSGETTRTMPAVVEDRDAEALSPDEEAAVGALPSGSALLIVQRGANAGSRFLLNTETSTVGRHPDSDIFLDDISVSRRHAVFERTAQGTVVRDAGSLNGTYVNRDLVDEVLLQHGDEVQIGKFRLVFYGSAQG, from the coding sequence ATGCCGTTCTGCACGAACTGTGGTCACGACAACCCGGATGGCAGCAACTTCTGCGGCCAGTGCGGGGCCGCGCTCAACGTGCCCCCGGCGCACACGACGCCGGCGGCGCCGGCCGCGCGTCCCGAGGCGGAGCGGGTGCCCAGCGGCGAGACCACGCGGACCATGCCCGCCGTGGTCGAGGACCGCGACGCCGAGGCCCTCTCGCCCGACGAGGAGGCCGCCGTGGGCGCGCTGCCCTCGGGCTCGGCGCTGCTCATCGTGCAGCGCGGGGCGAACGCGGGCAGCCGGTTCCTGCTCAACACCGAGACCTCGACGGTGGGCCGGCACCCGGACTCCGACATCTTCCTCGACGACATCTCCGTCTCCCGGCGGCACGCGGTGTTCGAGCGGACCGCGCAGGGGACCGTGGTCCGCGACGCCGGCAGCCTCAACGGCACCTACGTCAACCGCGACCTGGTCGACGAGGTGCTGCTGCAGCACGGGGACGAGGTCCAGATCGGGAAGTTCCGGCTGGTCTTCTACGGGAGCGCGCAGGGCTGA